A DNA window from Bacteroidales bacterium contains the following coding sequences:
- a CDS encoding PKD domain-containing protein, which yields MRYIILTTVIIFMLSTKLKAQIIADFSSNITFACNSAVISFTDNSTPSSGLTYQWDFGNGSTSVLRNPSVAYTMPGSYTIKLVVSDGVSTDTVIKNDYINIHRIPDVQISLDDNNYSGCAPLIKQFGDQTILGDGNIIDWIWDFGDGNLSNEQNPQHVYLFQSNYRVSLTVTDINGCSDVGYLDTLISVYKPYADFLAGYTYSCTSEQNVSFYNNSYGDGNLLYLWDFGDSNISNEKNPVHTYNFNGNFDVSLVVTDEHSCTDTLLKESYINLSGVDASFTINEDTLCYGEELKVTNTSVNAYSFLWDFGDSTVSEQKNPSHIYTESGNYKLTLKAIHISGCVDSCSVDINVEKATADFSLSDNYACEVPVTINYENLSQNTVSYEWHFGNGDISYEKDPSVVYTKNGIYNDTLIVYSSKGCKDIKIIDSSLVIRVPKAYFTPNQFADPWEIKGCAPLSLNFYDNSYYNSEFDSIATFVWNFGDGVQSNEKNPLHIYEDVGEYLVEHYYITYRGCVSSPYYSEIKTGTRQTADFYKNMPDTICASQAVDFFNNSQDSVLVNEWYWRFGDGEYSLKENPTHMYIDTGYMNVKLQAYHNGCGVAEEKKNFIYVKGPVLSPEYRIDCDMPYVVTFDGNVKDADRLIWDFGDGSSIDSVNFYPSHSYPDNKAYTYSLTAVNYKNGCSHNSSNIVVIKDIKSDFYMDTTYGCENLRVKINSKTSQDEYYFKNDNTYALYLWDFGDSTSLHTNSYEIYHTYKKKGTYNLKLFVKDFRGCEDSLTRIIKIYNPEPEFNVKNIEGCVPMNASFENLSINDTLVASWLWDFGDGTFSDAETPLHIYNKHGIYDVKLKITDTLGCINEMLKPNYIEATNPIPGFIADDNTVCFKDTISFIPNDTSKVSSYFWDFGDGNYSSEAFPKHIYDSTGYYTVSLTLVDDKGCDSAKYISNYINIQNYPEPKFSVTDSEATCYPLFVSFSDTTNNSDIADWQWDFGDGETSSHLKFPEHIYTKPGEYDVSLKLTSTNGCKGNNVKNQYIVINGPYAQINVTDTACKNSEITFIAENQKDIFEKQWIFGDGAASNNDTAVHAYNNTGYIYPVLLLKSDNLGTCDIYLKDSIYIPILTSDINSVNNQFSGCVPFNFNGYNNCDGANTWSWNFGDGAYSSISAPEHIYQNAGNYNIQLITANDFGCTDTSEAEVEVFNLPNITTLKDTLICRGDKIKLEANGAQIYEWLPKIYLDNQNTDTPYAQPDSTITYYVTGTDLHSCKNESSVTIKVQQEPRVNLSDTTVIIGEPVILNAYSKDIATYSWFPDYNISCNDCPTVTVTPFEQTSYEVTVTDTAKCFTLTYNADIDIVREYTVDVPNAFTPNGDRINDVLYVRGWGIENLNFFKIFNRYGEIVFETNDKNKGWDGTYKGKPQGVETYTYWVTVRTYDNSLLSKRGTVKLLK from the coding sequence ATGAGATATATAATACTGACAACAGTTATAATCTTTATGCTGTCAACTAAATTAAAAGCACAAATAATTGCAGATTTTTCATCAAACATTACATTTGCTTGCAATTCTGCTGTTATATCTTTTACAGACAACTCAACACCATCATCCGGTTTAACATATCAATGGGATTTTGGTAACGGGAGTACATCTGTTCTGAGGAATCCTTCGGTAGCATACACAATGCCGGGTAGTTACACGATAAAGCTTGTTGTATCAGACGGAGTAAGTACAGATACTGTTATAAAAAATGATTACATAAATATTCATAGAATACCGGATGTCCAAATTTCCTTGGATGACAATAACTACTCGGGGTGTGCACCTTTAATTAAACAATTTGGCGATCAAACAATTTTGGGTGACGGAAATATTATTGATTGGATTTGGGATTTTGGAGACGGTAATTTAAGTAATGAACAAAATCCTCAACACGTATATTTATTTCAAAGTAATTATAGAGTATCTCTTACCGTAACCGATATTAACGGTTGCAGCGATGTGGGGTATTTAGATACACTTATTTCCGTATATAAACCATATGCCGATTTTTTGGCAGGTTATACTTATTCTTGCACCTCTGAACAGAATGTCAGTTTTTATAATAATTCCTATGGTGATGGTAATTTATTATATTTATGGGATTTTGGAGATTCAAATATTTCGAATGAGAAAAATCCTGTTCATACATATAATTTTAACGGAAATTTTGATGTATCTCTTGTAGTAACCGATGAACACTCCTGCACAGATACATTGTTGAAAGAAAGCTACATAAACTTATCGGGAGTTGATGCAAGTTTCACAATTAACGAGGATACTTTATGTTATGGTGAAGAATTAAAAGTTACGAATACTTCTGTAAATGCTTATAGTTTTTTGTGGGATTTTGGAGACAGTACAGTTTCCGAGCAGAAAAATCCCAGCCATATTTATACTGAGTCCGGAAATTATAAACTTACTTTAAAAGCAATACATATTTCAGGATGTGTAGATTCCTGCTCCGTTGATATTAATGTGGAAAAAGCTACTGCTGATTTTAGTTTGTCGGACAATTATGCTTGTGAAGTTCCCGTTACTATAAATTACGAAAATCTTTCACAAAATACCGTAAGTTATGAATGGCATTTCGGAAACGGAGATATTTCGTATGAAAAAGACCCTTCTGTAGTATATACTAAAAACGGGATTTATAACGACACCCTTATCGTATACAGTTCTAAGGGATGTAAAGATATAAAAATAATAGACAGCAGCTTGGTTATTCGTGTTCCTAAAGCCTATTTTACACCTAACCAATTTGCTGACCCCTGGGAAATTAAGGGATGTGCACCACTAAGTTTGAATTTTTACGATAATTCATATTATAATAGCGAATTTGACAGTATTGCTACTTTTGTTTGGAATTTTGGTGACGGGGTACAAAGCAACGAAAAAAACCCTTTACATATTTATGAAGATGTCGGAGAATATCTTGTCGAACATTATTATATTACATATAGGGGGTGCGTTTCTTCACCTTATTATTCTGAAATAAAAACAGGTACTAGACAAACAGCTGATTTCTATAAAAATATGCCGGATACAATTTGTGCATCCCAAGCTGTCGATTTTTTTAACAACTCTCAAGATTCAGTATTGGTAAACGAATGGTATTGGCGTTTCGGTGATGGGGAATATTCCTTGAAGGAAAATCCTACACATATGTATATCGATACAGGCTATATGAATGTTAAGTTACAAGCATATCACAATGGTTGCGGTGTTGCTGAAGAGAAAAAAAACTTTATTTACGTGAAGGGCCCTGTTTTGAGCCCGGAGTATAGAATAGATTGTGACATGCCTTATGTTGTTACATTTGACGGAAATGTTAAAGATGCAGATAGGCTTATATGGGATTTTGGTGACGGCTCTTCGATTGACTCTGTTAATTTTTATCCGTCTCATTCATATCCTGATAATAAAGCATATACGTACAGCTTGACTGCAGTTAATTATAAAAACGGTTGTTCGCATAATTCAAGTAATATAGTTGTTATTAAAGACATAAAATCTGATTTCTATATGGATACCACATATGGCTGTGAGAATCTAAGAGTCAAAATAAACAGTAAAACTTCTCAAGATGAGTATTATTTTAAAAATGATAATACTTACGCTTTATATCTTTGGGATTTTGGTGACAGTACAAGTTTGCATACAAATTCTTACGAAATTTATCATACCTATAAAAAGAAGGGAACTTATAACTTAAAATTATTTGTAAAAGATTTCAGAGGATGTGAAGACAGCCTGACTCGAATAATTAAAATTTATAATCCGGAACCGGAATTTAATGTAAAAAATATTGAAGGATGTGTGCCTATGAATGCTTCCTTTGAAAACCTATCTATAAATGACACTTTGGTTGCAAGTTGGCTTTGGGATTTTGGAGACGGTACATTTTCTGATGCAGAAACCCCCCTTCATATATATAATAAACACGGAATCTATGATGTAAAACTCAAAATTACAGACACCTTAGGCTGCATAAATGAAATGCTTAAACCTAATTATATAGAAGCAACAAATCCTATACCCGGTTTTATTGCTGATGATAATACAGTCTGTTTTAAAGATACGATATCATTTATTCCTAATGACACAAGTAAGGTATCATCTTATTTTTGGGATTTTGGAGACGGAAATTATTCTTCCGAAGCTTTTCCGAAGCACATATACGATTCGACAGGTTATTATACAGTTTCTTTGACTCTGGTAGATGATAAAGGCTGTGATTCTGCAAAATATATAAGTAATTATATAAATATACAAAATTATCCGGAACCTAAATTTTCGGTAACAGATTCTGAGGCGACTTGCTACCCTTTGTTTGTAAGTTTCTCGGATACTACTAATAATTCGGATATTGCTGATTGGCAATGGGACTTTGGTGATGGAGAAACATCTTCACATCTTAAATTTCCGGAACATATTTATACAAAACCGGGAGAATATGACGTATCTTTAAAATTAACGTCCACAAATGGATGCAAAGGAAATAATGTTAAAAATCAATATATTGTAATAAACGGACCGTATGCTCAAATTAATGTGACGGATACTGCATGCAAAAATTCGGAAATTACTTTTATTGCCGAAAATCAAAAAGATATATTTGAGAAGCAATGGATATTCGGCGACGGAGCTGCTTCAAATAATGATACCGCTGTCCATGCTTACAATAATACAGGCTATATATACCCTGTTTTGTTATTAAAAAGTGATAATCTGGGAACTTGTGATATCTACCTTAAAGATTCAATTTATATTCCGATACTAACCTCTGATATTAACTCTGTCAACAATCAATTTTCAGGATGTGTTCCTTTTAATTTTAACGGATATAATAATTGTGATGGTGCAAACACTTGGTCATGGAACTTCGGAGACGGAGCATACTCCTCAATATCAGCTCCCGAACACATTTATCAAAATGCAGGCAATTACAACATACAATTAATAACAGCAAATGATTTTGGCTGTACAGATACATCCGAAGCAGAGGTAGAAGTCTTTAATTTACCAAACATAACAACTCTTAAAGATACTTTAATATGCAGAGGAGACAAAATAAAACTTGAAGCAAATGGAGCACAAATATATGAGTGGCTGCCAAAAATATATTTAGATAATCAAAATACAGATACTCCCTATGCACAACCCGATTCTACGATTACGTATTATGTTACGGGAACTGATTTACATTCTTGTAAAAACGAATCTTCCGTAACAATTAAAGTACAACAAGAACCAAGGGTAAATCTGTCAGACACAACTGTAATTATAGGAGAACCTGTTATCTTAAATGCTTATTCAAAAGATATTGCAACATATAGTTGGTTTCCGGACTATAACATATCTTGTAATGACTGTCCGACAGTAACTGTTACACCTTTTGAACAAACATCTTACGAGGTAACCGTAACTGATACAGCAAAATGTTTTACTCTGACATATAATGCTGATATTGACATTGTAAGAGAATATACCGTAGATGTTCCGAATGCCTTTACTCCTAATGGAGACAGGATTAATGATGTTTTGTATGTCAGAGGATGGGGTATTGAAAACCTAAATTTCTTTAAAATTTTTAACAGATACGGAGAAATTGTTTTTGAAACAAACGATAAGAACAAAGGATGGGACGGAACTTACAAAGGAAAACCGCAAGGGGTTGAAACATACACTTATTGGGTTACCGTAAGAACTTATGATAACAGTCTTCTAAGCAAAAGAGGGACAGTCAAACTATTAAAATAA
- a CDS encoding PorP/SprF family type IX secretion system membrane protein produces MKKYLAIIFILNLAILSSCTYAQDIHFSKFFSAPLILNPANTTNYHGNWSLISNYRSQGAEIGNAYITSTVAFDFPVYINKERAGLGFIWINDKSSNNSIFVNKLFLSSAYFIRISHRSYLHMGLQAGYVSKKIDYSNITFPDQFDMSIGYFNPDIPSIEILQNESISYLDLNWGLIWSYKTQKFTSEIGMSMFHYNKPVESFSSADYRLNPRYVFHAFTEKAFLNNYFIKPKLIYVNQNKASELLIGFDTGLLFFDNKISKNAYIGTFFRGGLKRNPDAFIVKTGFNYKNFDFAISYDIEIPGYEFYSYTKSSFELSISYKRPETNIKNKTIPCTVF; encoded by the coding sequence ATGAAAAAATATTTAGCAATAATATTTATACTCAATTTGGCGATATTATCATCGTGTACATATGCACAGGATATCCATTTCTCTAAGTTTTTCTCAGCACCCTTAATATTAAACCCTGCAAATACAACAAATTATCACGGAAACTGGAGCCTTATTTCAAATTACAGAAGCCAAGGAGCAGAGATAGGTAATGCCTATATTACTTCAACCGTTGCTTTTGATTTTCCCGTATATATAAATAAGGAAAGGGCAGGATTAGGTTTTATTTGGATAAATGACAAATCTTCAAACAACAGTATATTTGTTAACAAACTATTTTTAAGCAGTGCTTATTTTATTAGAATCTCACATAGATCATATCTGCATATGGGCTTGCAAGCAGGTTATGTGAGTAAAAAGATAGATTATTCAAATATCACATTCCCTGATCAATTTGATATGTCAATAGGGTATTTCAATCCCGACATACCTTCAATAGAAATTTTACAAAATGAATCTATATCTTATTTAGACTTAAATTGGGGACTAATTTGGAGTTATAAAACTCAGAAATTCACATCAGAAATCGGAATGTCAATGTTTCATTACAATAAGCCCGTAGAATCTTTCTCTTCGGCAGATTATCGCTTAAATCCGAGATATGTTTTTCATGCATTTACGGAAAAAGCATTTTTAAACAATTATTTTATAAAACCGAAATTAATTTATGTCAATCAAAATAAAGCATCCGAATTATTAATAGGCTTCGATACCGGACTTCTGTTTTTCGATAATAAAATCTCAAAAAATGCCTATATCGGAACATTTTTCAGAGGCGGTTTAAAAAGAAATCCCGATGCATTTATTGTAAAAACAGGTTTTAATTACAAAAATTTTGACTTTGCAATCAGTTATGATATCGAAATTCCGGGATATGAATTTTACTCATATACTAAAAGTTCTTTTGAACTGTCAATAAGCTACAAAAGACCGGAAACAAATATTAAAAATAAAACAATACCATGTACCGTTTTTTAA
- a CDS encoding OmpA family protein, with product MKKLIIFTVVFLYAEICFSQTDNFKELKDWQLKGYAQSAELYNDDITAIKYYSEYYNRKKDDFDIAYKLADLYFSVKDYKKAKPLYYIVYKKDKFKYPKSIFKYGQTLKAEENFDSAAVCFQIYIDEFIYRLKKNEQNQELFLVEKELKGCEDADFLSESDSEKITIQKLNQSINTSYKEASPVIWNDTTLIYTSYMIDSVPVININTRNLPNEKYYSAKLTGNYWQGGFPAPKPFINLKKLSMSGGAFSDDRQRFYFAAGKKDIYGRIHSSIYVSTFKNGKWSKPEKLNEKINLKKYISTQPAVGKCYNPDLDVIYFVSDRPGGYGKTDIWYTVYDKTTREYKTPVNAGSYINTPGNEITSNINNDTKALYFSSDGHSGYGGYDIYKTFGELVNWIPPKNMGKPVNSSFDDIWFTQFKNNSAGFIVSNRDSNINTQTGHCCYDIFKYGVINKKIIEISDTIFETDKQIYNELAKNKKAKNKIKKISANTIVKLHIKNNDNGKYICLATDTTDNNGKFHFKIDKNQNYKLTIEKENYTPMSLILNSDNLIHNKSDLKSLTIIPVQKNPVTLHNIYFEFNKWDLTEKSKLYLDTFLYKVMEKNKDIVIEVSAHTDGIGDSGYNLALSEKRAESVVKYLMQKGINKNRLIAKGYGEESPIVPEVLKNGEDNPKARAKNRRIEFRVISVLINQ from the coding sequence ATGAAAAAACTAATTATATTCACTGTTGTTTTTTTATATGCAGAAATTTGTTTTTCTCAAACAGACAACTTTAAAGAACTTAAAGACTGGCAATTAAAAGGCTATGCTCAAAGTGCGGAGTTATATAACGATGATATAACTGCTATAAAATATTATTCGGAATATTACAACCGAAAAAAAGACGACTTTGACATTGCATATAAACTTGCCGACCTTTATTTTAGCGTTAAAGATTATAAAAAAGCAAAACCTCTTTATTACATTGTCTATAAAAAAGATAAATTTAAATACCCCAAATCAATCTTTAAATACGGACAAACTTTAAAAGCTGAAGAAAACTTTGACAGTGCTGCCGTTTGTTTTCAAATATATATAGATGAGTTTATATACAGACTAAAAAAAAATGAACAAAATCAAGAACTTTTTTTAGTCGAGAAAGAGCTTAAAGGATGCGAAGATGCAGATTTTTTATCAGAATCTGATTCCGAAAAAATCACGATACAAAAATTAAATCAATCAATTAATACTTCATATAAAGAAGCATCTCCCGTAATCTGGAATGACACTACTTTAATATACACTTCATATATGATAGACTCTGTTCCCGTAATAAACATTAATACCCGCAATTTACCGAATGAGAAATATTACTCTGCAAAATTAACAGGCAACTATTGGCAAGGTGGCTTCCCCGCTCCTAAACCTTTTATTAACTTAAAAAAATTAAGTATGTCCGGGGGGGCTTTTTCTGATGACCGACAACGTTTCTATTTTGCCGCAGGAAAAAAAGACATATACGGAAGAATACACAGCTCTATTTATGTAAGTACATTTAAAAATGGGAAATGGTCAAAACCGGAAAAACTAAATGAAAAAATTAACCTGAAAAAATATATATCAACACAACCTGCCGTAGGCAAATGTTACAATCCCGACCTTGATGTCATTTATTTTGTATCCGACAGACCCGGAGGATACGGCAAAACCGATATTTGGTATACGGTTTACGATAAAACAACCCGAGAATATAAAACTCCTGTTAATGCCGGAAGTTACATTAATACACCCGGAAATGAAATTACCTCGAATATTAATAATGATACAAAAGCCCTTTATTTTAGTTCTGACGGACATTCCGGATACGGAGGATATGATATTTATAAAACATTCGGTGAACTTGTAAATTGGATTCCTCCCAAAAATATGGGTAAACCTGTAAATTCCTCTTTTGATGATATCTGGTTTACACAATTTAAAAATAATTCAGCCGGCTTTATTGTCTCAAACAGAGACAGTAACATAAATACGCAAACAGGACATTGTTGTTATGATATTTTTAAATACGGAGTTATAAATAAAAAAATAATTGAAATTTCTGATACTATTTTTGAAACTGACAAACAAATTTACAACGAACTGGCAAAAAACAAAAAAGCAAAAAACAAAATAAAAAAGATATCTGCTAACACAATAGTTAAACTGCATATTAAAAACAACGATAACGGTAAATATATTTGTTTAGCAACCGATACAACCGATAATAACGGCAAGTTTCATTTTAAAATTGATAAAAATCAGAATTACAAATTGACAATTGAAAAAGAAAATTATACACCAATGTCTCTTATTCTAAACTCTGATAATTTAATTCACAATAAATCTGATTTAAAATCTCTGACAATTATCCCCGTGCAAAAAAATCCTGTTACTCTGCACAATATATATTTTGAATTCAACAAATGGGACTTAACAGAAAAATCAAAACTCTATTTAGATACTTTTCTGTATAAAGTTATGGAAAAAAATAAAGATATAGTAATTGAGGTTAGTGCACATACCGACGGAATAGGCGATTCGGGATACAACTTAGCATTATCTGAAAAACGTGCAGAAAGCGTTGTTAAATATTTAATGCAAAAGGGTATCAATAAAAACAGGCTTATTGCAAAAGGCTACGGAGAAGAAAGTCCTATTGTACCGGAAGTTTTAAAAAATGGTGAGGATAACCCTAAAGCTCGTGCAAAAAACAGAAGAATAGAATTCAGAGTCATTAGTGTGTTAATTAACCAATAA
- a CDS encoding hybrid sensor histidine kinase/response regulator, producing METILIVEDNQQIRSEMTDLFKMENFEVIEAANGLDGFIKAVNNLPDIIISDIMMPVIDGYKMFQELKKNPMTAQIPIIFLSALSTNEDIRKGMNMGVEDYLTKPVDYDDLVTTTENKLEKYSEFEKKYEIIKADITNILYHEINTPLNAVIGFSDYLKTQVHVLSKDNIKKIADNIYSGGKRLHKLVKRYLIYSELRMNSTNISGIKKMRNCDYIDTVKVINEVTDLEKFKHRKEDFEISTEPVELKIEEHLFRLLIEELTDNAVKFSSSGKKISINTYIENGSYILKIKNQGSGLSKEEVMQINDFNQINNHKYAQNGSGIGLSIVKMITDIYGEDFEIESIPKTFFSVILSFKRFIKK from the coding sequence ATGGAAACAATACTTATTGTTGAGGATAATCAGCAAATCAGAAGTGAAATGACTGATTTATTTAAAATGGAAAATTTTGAAGTAATTGAAGCTGCCAACGGATTAGATGGTTTTATAAAGGCTGTTAACAATTTACCCGACATAATAATTTCAGATATAATGATGCCGGTAATAGACGGTTATAAAATGTTCCAAGAATTGAAAAAGAATCCTATGACAGCACAAATCCCGATAATATTTTTGTCAGCTCTTTCTACTAACGAGGATATTCGAAAAGGAATGAATATGGGGGTTGAGGATTATCTTACCAAACCGGTTGATTATGACGATTTAGTAACAACAACGGAAAATAAATTAGAGAAATATTCAGAATTTGAAAAAAAGTACGAAATAATAAAAGCAGATATTACTAATATTCTGTACCATGAAATAAACACGCCATTAAATGCCGTTATCGGCTTTTCAGATTACTTAAAGACACAAGTACATGTACTTTCAAAAGATAATATAAAAAAGATTGCCGACAATATATATAGCGGAGGAAAAAGGTTACATAAGTTGGTTAAAAGATACTTAATCTATTCTGAATTAAGAATGAATTCAACAAACATTTCCGGAATAAAAAAAATGAGAAACTGCGATTATATAGATACAGTTAAAGTTATTAACGAAGTAACTGATTTAGAAAAATTTAAACACAGAAAAGAAGATTTTGAAATTTCGACAGAACCTGTTGAATTAAAAATAGAAGAGCACTTATTTAGACTTTTAATTGAAGAACTGACAGATAATGCTGTCAAATTCTCTTCTTCCGGAAAAAAAATATCTATAAATACATACATTGAAAACGGCAGCTATATCCTTAAAATTAAAAATCAAGGATCAGGCTTATCAAAAGAAGAAGTTATGCAAATTAACGACTTTAACCAAATAAACAACCACAAATACGCACAAAACGGATCCGGCATAGGTCTTTCAATTGTAAAAATGATAACAGATATCTACGGCGAAGACTTTGAAATAGAAAGTATTCCAAAAACATTTTTCAGTGTAATTCTTTCTTTTAAAAGATTTATAAAGAAATGA
- a CDS encoding T9SS type A sorting domain-containing protein has translation MKNLFYNLRLKSTLLFLSIIMLNVNVNAQNYWTGGSNTDWNNTANWSNSTVPDINTDVIIEGTATYFPVINTLGDSCNSLLIRDGASLDIQLGGYLYIGTDLTVGEGISGILNCSDETIDVSGNLILNNSAGIYMTNCNINAQSTSLNDTSSVTYSGTDMLICNWNYGNLVLNGSGIMQITGDNVTPTICRNLTINNTGNSLVIPVNKAITVTDTIINNVGYSGIIIESDTSGDGSLISNSPNINATVKRYIAGNRWYYLSSPIDAAPVSLFNTNNLLWWDASIEWTGVGDYTPWKGVSDTSLQNATGYAYYFYEDTIEYKGNINVGNYTITLRTSATGLSDYQGWNLIGNPYTSILDWDVLVADGAVPADAEDAIYFFDDDAGDGSQNNYRYYVPSTGGTYGVGTADATGKIPLGQAFFIKTNTDNVNLTINNTYRNHNTQAFYKNKTLEIIKLQITGNNKSDELIYRIVKDASPYFDGKYDAIKLFSGNEDIPQIYSYNKENDEKIAINSIPAINKDTKLFIGFKAPAGQYSINIQDFTLPDTDGKLYLFDSYLKNYIDIIQNKEYTFEHQGGENNDRFVLTYKNTYSDISDYDLNEIKIYPNPAKDFLNVKYINNYLSEETKTIEILSVTGKTVYSSELNNKTTTINLRNFSDGIWFLKLTDSNNKTYTEKFIIRK, from the coding sequence ATGAAAAACTTATTTTACAATCTCAGATTAAAAAGCACTTTATTATTTTTAAGTATAATAATGTTAAATGTTAACGTAAATGCACAAAATTACTGGACAGGAGGGAGCAACACAGACTGGAATAATACGGCAAATTGGTCAAACAGTACAGTTCCGGATATAAATACCGATGTTATTATTGAAGGTACTGCAACATATTTTCCCGTAATAAATACCCTCGGAGACTCTTGTAATTCGTTATTAATTAGAGATGGGGCAAGTTTAGATATTCAATTAGGAGGATACTTATATATAGGAACAGACTTGACCGTAGGAGAAGGCATATCAGGAATATTAAATTGTTCTGATGAAACGATAGACGTGTCCGGAAATTTAATTTTAAATAACAGTGCAGGTATTTATATGACAAATTGCAATATTAATGCACAAAGCACTTCCTTAAACGACACAAGTTCTGTTACATATTCCGGAACCGATATGCTAATATGTAATTGGAACTACGGAAACCTTGTTTTAAACGGTAGCGGAATAATGCAAATTACCGGAGATAATGTAACTCCTACAATATGCAGAAATCTAACAATAAACAATACGGGAAATTCTTTAGTTATACCTGTAAATAAAGCTATTACAGTAACAGATACGATTATTAATAATGTAGGTTATTCCGGAATTATTATAGAATCAGATACCTCAGGAGACGGCTCTTTAATTAGTAATAGTCCAAATATTAATGCCACAGTAAAAAGATATATTGCAGGAAACAGATGGTATTATCTTTCTTCTCCTATTGATGCTGCACCTGTCAGCCTTTTTAATACAAACAATCTGCTCTGGTGGGATGCCTCAATCGAATGGACGGGAGTAGGAGATTACACTCCGTGGAAAGGAGTATCCGACACAAGCCTGCAAAATGCAACAGGTTACGCATACTATTTTTATGAAGACACTATCGAATATAAAGGCAATATAAATGTCGGCAACTACACAATTACATTAAGAACAAGTGCAACAGGATTATCCGATTATCAAGGCTGGAATTTAATAGGAAACCCCTACACTTCTATCTTAGATTGGGATGTTTTAGTAGCCGACGGTGCTGTTCCTGCAGATGCCGAAGATGCAATATACTTTTTTGACGATGATGCCGGTGACGGTTCACAAAACAATTACAGGTATTATGTTCCTTCAACAGGCGGTACATACGGTGTAGGAACAGCAGATGCTACAGGTAAAATCCCTCTCGGACAAGCTTTCTTTATTAAAACAAATACAGATAATGTAAATTTAACAATTAACAATACATACAGAAATCATAACACACAAGCATTTTACAAAAATAAAACCTTAGAAATAATCAAATTGCAAATTACGGGAAATAACAAGTCTGATGAACTGATATACAGAATAGTAAAAGATGCATCTCCTTATTTTGACGGAAAATATGATGCAATAAAACTGTTTTCCGGTAACGAAGATATACCTCAAATATATAGTTACAACAAAGAAAATGATGAGAAAATTGCAATAAACTCAATACCTGCTATAAATAAAGACACAAAACTTTTCATAGGATTTAAAGCCCCTGCCGGTCAATACAGTATAAACATACAAGATTTTACTCTTCCGGATACTGACGGCAAATTATACTTATTTGACAGCTACCTTAAAAACTATATTGATATTATTCAAAATAAAGAATACACCTTTGAACATCAAGGCGGAGAAAACAATGACAGATTTGTTCTTACTTACAAGAATACATACTCTGACATTAGTGATTATGACTTAAATGAAATAAAAATTTATCCGAATCCCGCAAAAGATTTCTTAAACGTAAAATACATAAATAATTATTTATCCGAAGAAACCAAAACTATAGAAATTTTATCAGTTACCGGTAAAACTGTTTACTCTTCGGAGCTAAACAATAAAACAACGACAATAAACCTTAGAAACTTTTCCGACGGAATTTGGTTTTTAAAACTGACAGACAGCAACAATAAAACTTATACAGAAAAATTTATTATCCGTAAATAA